A window of Dehalococcoidia bacterium genomic DNA:
TCATTTTCGAGCCTATCCAGAAGGCCTGTGGTGGTTGCCCGATCTTGGGCAGTTTTTGTGGCCAGCTCGCTTGGAAGGAGCCCTTCTTCCTCCATAATGGCAACCAGCATGAAAAACTGTCCATGGGTGAGACCGAAGGATGTAATTTCTCCTGAGTAAACCCCCGGCTGTGCCGGGGGACTCCCAGAGTTTGACAATTCCGGGAATACAGGAAAGCCTCCAACTGTGAACCGCTCAAAGTTTACAGCACAGGAGGCAAAACGTGGAAGATGTAAAGAGCTTAAACCATACGAAATGGGAATGCAAGTATCACGTGGTATGGATACCGAAGTATCGGAAGAAAACTTTGTATGTGGAGTTACGAAAATATTTGGGTTCAACGTTCAGAGATCTCGCTACTCAGAAGGAGTGCCAGGTGATCGAAGGGCATCTTTTGCCCGATCATATCCATATGCTGATATCGATCCC
This region includes:
- a CDS encoding MarR family transcriptional regulator, with the protein product MNPNIFVTPHTKFSSDTSVSIPRDTCIPISYGLSSLHLPRFASCAVNFERFTVGGFPVFPELSNSGSPPAQPGVYSGEITSFGLTHGQFFMLVAIMEEEGLLPSELATKTAQDRATTTGLLDRLENDGWIERRMDKKDRRSLRIFLTHRGIEHRDQIMKLFAETNQQFLNRFSQQEWDQMQSFLCRLEQ